One part of the Hippoglossus hippoglossus isolate fHipHip1 chromosome 11, fHipHip1.pri, whole genome shotgun sequence genome encodes these proteins:
- the fam8a1a gene encoding protein FAM8A1, whose translation MSGHSRANGPGSGAKQPQPTVTAEYCAQLQQWMWGYYWSYTGWQSWLSLSALSFPPPPGTSARTPAAAAVGGGAPWLGWNPYLPGLPPAPASFPHPGGAHIQHSAPPDPRTAQEHDPPQAGREYTIPSPLQRFLAETVDFFILFCVKATIVLWIMHLSGMKDITILITQFIVEEIDENTSMEDLQKMMAVALVYRVLVCFYETICIWGAGGATPGKFLLGLRVVTCDTSTLVRPNRVFVVPASNVSLSASTVRALNKNFSIAFLFPVFITLLFFQHNRTVYDIVAGTIVVQRRGGR comes from the exons ATGTCGGGTCACAGCCGAGCGAACGGCCCCGGATCCGGCGCCAAACAGCCGCAGCCCACGGTGACAGCGGAATACTGCgcgcagctgcagcagtggatgTGGGGCTACTACTGGAGCTACACCGGGTGGCAGAGCTGGCTCTCCCTGTCCGCCCTCTCCTTCCCCCCGCCGCCGGGGACCAGCGCCCGTACaccggctgcagctgctgttggtGGTGGTGCACCGTGGCTCGGCTGGAACCCTTATCTCCCCGGCCTCCCCCCGGCCCCGGCTTCCTTCCCTCATCCCGGGGGTGCACACATCCAGCACAGCGCACCCCCTGATCCCCGGACAGCCCAGGAGCACGACCCCCCTCAGGCAG GACGGGAGTACACcatcccctctcctctgcagaggttCCTGGCAGAGACGGTGGACTTCTTCATCCTGTTCTGTGTGAAGGCCACCATCGTGCTGTGGATCATGCACCTGAGTGGGAtgaa GGACATCACCATACTAATCACCCAGTTCATCGTGGAGGAGATCGACGAGAACACGTCCATGGAGGACCTGCAGAAGATGATGGCTGTGGCTCTGGTCTACAGGGTGTTGGTGTGCTTCTACGAG ACGATCTGTATTTGGGGAGCCGGTGGGGCCACTCCGGGGAAGTTCCTGCTCGGCCTGCGGGTGGTGACGTGCGACACATCCACTCTGGTGCGACCCAACCGAGTCTTTGTAGTCCCTGCGTCTAACGTCTCGCTCTCTGC ATCTACGGTCCGGGCGTTGAACAAGAACTTCTCCATCGCCTTCCTCTTTCCGGTCTtcatcaccctcctcttcttccagcACAACAGGACTGTGTACGACATCGTGGCCGGCACCATAGTCGTCCAGAGACGAGGGGGCAGATAG